The sequence TGGACCGCATGCGCGTGGATGTCGCTGCGGCTTTTTTTGTACGCGTCAAGCAAACGGCGGAGTCCGTCAGCACGGCCGCCCAGACACTGGGTCGCAAGACGATGGAGCCGGCAGCGCTCAAGACCCTGGTGGAAGACAAATTCGTGGATGCGCTGCGCGCAACAGCCGCCACCATGACCATGCGGGAACTGCAGGACAAGCGCCGCGAATTCGTGCAGGCCGTGCAAAACGCCGTGGCCGAAGACCTGGAAAAAAACGGGCTTGAACTGGAGTCCGTTTCGCTGACCAGCATGGACCAGACGGCCAAGGAGTTCTTCAACCCGAGCAACGCTTTTGACGCCGAAGGTCTGACCCGGCTGACCGAGGAAACGGAAAGCCGCCGCAAACAGCGCAATGACATCGAGCAAGACACGGAAGTGCAGGTGCGCACCAAAAATCTTGAGGCGGAAAGGGTCAAGCTGAATATTTCCAAGGAACAGGAATTTGCAACCCTGACCCAGCAGCAGGAAATTTCCAACGCCAAAGCGGACCAGACCGCAACCATCGCGAAAATCGAAGCAGAACGCCAGCGTGAAGCCGAGGAAGTCCGGATCAACGCCGACCGCCTCGTCAAGGAGCGGCGCATCGAGGCGGACCGAACCGTCAACAATGCAGAGATCGACAAGAATCTTTCGGTGCAGAAAAAGCAGATCGAGGCGGACCGCGAAACCAGGGTCAAGCAGGCCGAGCAGCGCCAGGCGATTGAACTGGCGAATCAGGTTGCAGCCATCGCCATCGCCCAAAAATCCCAGGAACAGTCGCAAGCCGATGCGGCGGCCAACACGGCCCGCGCCGAGGCGGTCAAGTCAGAGGAACTGGTGAATACCGCCCGGGAAGTGGCCATTGCGGAACGCGCCAAATCCATTCAACTCATTGGCGCAGCCCGGGAAGCGGAACAGCAGGCGATTGCGATCACCGTCGCAGCCGAAGCGGAACGAGCGGCTGCGGAAAACCGCGCTCTGGCGTTAAAGGTTGAAGCTGATGCCAAGAAATCAGCCGCCCTGGCTGAAGCCGAGGGGATTGCCGCCATCAACGAGGCCAAAAACCGCCTTGGTGCAGCGCAAATCGATCTTGCAGTGCGCATGCAGCTGATCCAGTCCTTGCCCTTGATCATTCAGCAGTCCGTCAAGCCTTTGGAGAAAATTGAATCCATTCGCCTGTTTCAGGTGAATGGCATGCCGATGGGCAACGGCTCTGGCGGAACCGGGGCAAACGCTGGCGGCCAAGGCGGATCGCTCTCCGAGCAGGTGGTCAATTCAGCGCTTCAGTACCAGGTTGCCAAACCCATTGTGGATGCCATCATGAAAGATGCCGGTCTGAACAACCCATCCTTGACGGGTATCACGGATTCCGTGGCGTCCATGCTGTCGATGCCGACAGTGCCGGCCAAGTTGCCCATGGATCAAAGAGCGTAATCGACGCCCGGATCTGCAGGCGGTTTGCAGCAGCCATTTTCAAGCAAAAAATGGCTTCTGCGCATGTCCTGTATGCACAAACAGCTACTTATTTGATAGCAAATCACACCACCCGAGGTACCGCGCCGTAGAGCCACGGCATGTCGAGCAGCCTTTCGCCCAGCAGCTTCATCGAGGCATCGCGCGCCCAGCGCAGTGGCCCCTCGGCATGAAATACCCGGCCGTTGCGCATGGCACCAGCCTGAACCCGGGCATTGCGCTGCCAGCGGTTCAGGGCGTAGCGCTGCAGCAGCGTCTGCACGTCAAGGGCCGGGTCCAGCGCCTGGGCCAGCGCCGCGCCCAACTCGGCCGCATCTTCAATCGCCATGCCGGCGCCCTGCGCCAAGTAGGGCCGCATCGGGTGCGCCGCATCGCCGAGCAGGGCGACGCGGCCCTGGGCATGCTGGCGCGCGCTGGTCATGGGGGGCCGGTCGCACAGCGGCCAGAGGCGCCAGCTGGGACCGTCCCTGTGGCCGCCGTCCGTCACCGCCTGGATCAGGTCGCGCAGCAGGGCCGTGGTGGGACGGATGGCCTCCTGCAGGTCGGCCGCATTGGCGTTGTGGTCCCAGCTCTGCAGGTTGTCGGCGACCTTGCCCTGCACGATGGCGACCACGTTCAGCCATTCACCGCCGCGCACCGGGTAATGCACCACATGCAGTTTCGGCCCCAGCCAGACCGTGACCTGCCGGCTGCGCAGCCGCGCGGGCAAACTGGTCTGCGGCAGCATCGCGCGGTAGGCCAGGTGCCCAGTGACACGCGGCGGCGCATCGCCCAGCATCTGCTGGCGAATGCGGCTCCAGAGGCCGTCGGCGCCAATCAGCGCATCGCCCTCGACCTTCAGCAAAGGCGCCAGCAGCGCCGGCTGCGCGCCTGTTGCATCCTCCGGCCTGGCCACCGCCACCGTCTTGACCTGCAGCGTGACTTCGCGCCCGCTGTCGGCATAACCGGCCACGGCGCTGTTCAGGTTGAGCCAGACATTGGCGCGCGCCTGCACGGCTTCAAGCAGCAGCGCATGCAGGTCGGCGCGGTGAATGGTGGCGTAATGCGCGCCGTACTTTTGCAGCGCCCGCTCGCCCAGCGGCAGCACGCCGAGTTCGCGGCCCGACAGGGCATCGCGCACCTGCAGCCGCTCCGGGAAGGCCGCCACGCGCGCCAGGGCATCCTGCAGCCCCCAGCCGCGCAGCAGCCTGACCACATTGGGGCCGAGCTGAACGCCGGCGCCGACTTCGCTGAAAACCGGCGCGCGCTCGTACAGCCGCACATCCCAGCCGGCGCGCGACGCTGACAGCGCAGCAGCCAGCCCGCCGATGCCGCCGCCGGCAATCAAGGCCTGCCGCGTCATGCCCGGCACGCTGCAGGGTTTGCCGATCCAGCGGCCGCCCGGCGATTGAATGAATCCTCAGTTGCGGCCCTCATGCCGCAAGCAGTTGCCGAAGCACATACGGCAGGATGCCGCCGTTGCGGTAGTAGTCCACTTCAATCGGCGTATCGACGCGCAGGATGACCGTGACTTCCTGGCGCGTGCCGTCGGCGCGGGTGATGACCAGCCTGGCCTCGCTCTGCGGCTTGAGTTCGGGATGCGGAATCACATCGACCACCTCCGAGCCGATGAGCTTGAGGGTCTGCCACGACTCGCCCGGCATGAACTGCAGCGGCAGCACGCCCATGCCGACCAGGTTGCTGCGGTGGATGCGCTCGAAACTGCGCGCCACCACGGCCTTGATGCCCAGCAGCTGCGTGCCCTTGGCGGCCCAGTCGCGCGACGAGCCGGTGCCGTATTCCTCGCCGGCAAAAATCACCGTCGGCGTGCCTTCTGCCATGTACTTCATGGCGGCGTCGTAGATCGGCATTTTCTCGATCACGCTCTCTGGCGTGCGGTGGCCCGGGTGGTACAGCGTGACGCCGCCCTCCTCGCGCGAGCCATCCTTGCCCGCCGGGATCATCAGGTTCTTGATGCGCACATTGGCAAAGGTGCCGCGCATCATCACGTCATGGTTGCCACGGCGCGAGCCGTAGCTGTTGAAGTCGGCCTTTTGCACGCCGTGGGCCTGCAGCCACAGGCCGGCGGGAGAGCTCCCCTTGATCGAGCCGGCCGGCGAGATATGGTCGGTGGTGATCGAGTCGCCAAACAGCGCCATGATCCGTGCGCCCTGCACCGAAAACTCATTGTTTTGGCCGTTTTCGCCCGTCCCGCTTGCGGTAGGTGCTTTCATTTCCATAGCAAAGTCATTGAAGAACGGCGGCTCGGCGATGTAGGTGCTGAGCGGCCAGTTGTAGGTGTTTCCGGCCACGCCGTGGATGTTTTCCCAGAGCTGTCCCGGTTCGGTCTTGACCTTGGCGTAATTGGCGCGGAAGGCCTCGGCGTTCATCGCGAACTTCATCAGGGCGTGGATTTCATCGCTGCCCGGCCAGATGTCGCGCAGGAACACATCCTGGCCGTCCTTGCCCTTGCCGAGCGGCTCGGTCGTCAGGTCGCGCATGACCGTTCCGGCCAGCGCATAGGCAACCACCAGCGGCGGGCTGCCCAGGAAGTTGGCCTTGATGTTCGGATGGATGCGCGCCTCGAAGTTGCGGTTGCCCGACAGCACGGCGGCGCAGACCAGGTCGCTCTTGTTGATGGCGTCGTTGAGTTCGGCCGTCAGGTCGCCCGAGTTGCCGATGCAGGTGGTGCAGCCATAGCCGACCAGGTCAAAGCCAAGCTGCTGCAGATACGGCAGGAGCCCGGTTTGCGTCAGGTACTCGGTCACGATGCGCGAACCGGGCGCCAGCGAAGTCTTGATGTGCGGCTGCACGCCGAGGCCGGCCTCGACCGCTTTCTTGGCCAGCAGGCCGGCGGCCAGCAAGACGCTGGGGTTGGATGTGTTGGTGCAACTGGTGATGGCGGCAATCAGCACGTCGCCGTTGCCGACGGTCAGGCCCTGGGCGGCGGCATGCGCGGCGGGGACGCTGGCACTGGCGACTTCGCCGCCCTGCTCATGCGCCATGGCCAGCGTCGGGCGATTGGACTCCATTTCCACCACCGAGCGTTCGGCGCCCATCGGGGTGGGCGGCGCGGCGGGAACGGCATCGGGCCGGCCATCGTCGGTGTGCCGCACCAGATGACGGGTGCCCAGCATGCCGGCCGGCTGGTTGAAGCCGTTTTCCGCGTTCGGCTTGCTGAACAGCGAGCTGAACTGGCGGGCGACATCGCCCAGTTCGATGCGGTCCTGCGGCCGCTTGGGGCCGGCCAGGCTGGGCCGGACATCGTCCAGGTCGAGCTTGACGACATGCGAGTAGTCAATCTCGCCGGCCGCGGCCACGCCGAACAGGCCTTGCGCCCGGAAGTAGGCCTCGAAGGCTTCGATTTCCGCGTCTAGGCGCCCGGTGCCCCGGAAGTAGTCAATGGTTTTTTCATCGACCGGGAAAAAGCCCATGGTGGCGCCGTACTCGGGCGCCATGTTGCCGATGGTGGCGCGGTCGGGCAAGGCCAGCGTGCGCGTGCCTTCGCCGAAAAATTCGACAAACTTGCCGACGACCTTCTCGCGGCGCAGGGTTTCGGTCACCCGCAGCACCAGGTCGGTGGCGGTCACGCCTTCGCGCAGCTTTCCGGTCAGCTCCATGCCAACCACGTCGGGCGTCAAAAAGTACACCGGCTGGCCGAGCATCGCGGCTTCGGCCTCGATGCCGCCCACGCCCCAGCCGACCACGCCAATGCCGTTGATCATGGTGGTGTGGCTGTCGGTGCCGACCAGCGTGTCGGGGTAATACACATCGTCCTGCGTCCTGTGGACGCCGCGCGCCAGGAATTCGAGGTTGACCTGGTGAACGATGCCAAAGCCCGGCGGCACGACGCCGAAGGTGTCAAAGGCCTGCATGCCCCATTTCATGAACTCGTAGCGCTCGCGGTTGCGCTGGAATTCGAGCTTCATGTTCAGGTCCATCGAATCCTTGGTGCCGAAATAATCGACCATGATCGAGTGATCGACCACCAGATCGACCGGCACCAGCGGCTCGATGGCCTTTGGATTCCTGCCCAGGCGGGCGGCCACGCTGCGCATGGCGGCCAGATCGGCCAGCAGCGGCACGCCGGTGAAGTCCTGCAGCACCACGCGCGAGACGACAAACGGGATTTCCGCGCTGCGCTCGGCCTGCGGCACCCAGTTGGCCAGTTGCTCGACATGCTCGGCCGTCACTTTTTTGCCATCGCAGTTGCGCAGCACCGATTCGAGCACGATGCGAATGGACACGGGCAGGCGCTTGACCATCGGAAACTGCTCGGCCAGCGACGGGAGGGAGTAGAGCTTTCCGGTCTTGCCAGAGGCCGTCTGGAAAGACTGGAGGGTGGATGCGAACGCGTGGGAAGCCTTCGAAACAGGACTGGCGTTGAGAGGTGTATCGGCCATGGCAGACTCCTTTTTGATAAATCAGCAACTCGTATTTTGGCAGGCGGCGGGCCAATCAGGAATAGGACCGCACGATGATTGACGGGGCGCAAGTGCTTTTCAGCCCGAGGCCCGGACAATCGCGGCATGACGCTCAAGACCCCTGAACTCCTCCTTCCCGCCGGCTCGCTCGACAAAATGCGCGCCGCCTACGACTTTGGCGCCGATGCAGTCTATGCCGGCCAGCCACGCTACTCCCTGCGCGCGCGCAACAATGAGTTTCGTCTGGAACAGATCCAGACAGGCATTGAGGAAGCCCACGCGCGCGGCAAGAAGTTCTTTGTCACCAGCAACCTGCTGCCGCACAACGACAAGGTGCGCACCTACCTGCGCGACATCGCGCCGGTGATTGCCATGAAACCCGACGCGCTGATCATGGCCGACCCGGGCCTGATCATGATGGTGCGCGAACAATGGCCGGACATGGCGATTCACCTGTCGGTGCAGGCCAACACCATGAACTGGGCGGCCGTGAAGTTCTGGCAAAAGGTGGGCGTGGCGCGCATCATTTTGTCGCGCGAGCTGAGCCTGGACGAGATCGAAAAGATCCGCCAGGAATGCCCGGACATCGAGCTTGAAGTGTTCGTGCATGGCGCGCTGTGCATGGCGTATTCGGGCCGCTGCCTGCTGTCGGGCTACTTCAACCGCCGCGACTCCAACCAGGGCACCTGCACCAACGCCTGCCGCTGGAACTACACGCCCGAGGCCGGCAGCGACCAGACCGATTCGGGCGAGGTCTTGCCGCTCAAGCTCGAAGGCGATTTCGATTTTTCCGCAGAAGCGCAGGAAGCCGAGCAGTCGTTTTCAAGCTGCGGCAGCGGCGCGCGCCACCCGCTGGCCGACGGCGTCTATCTGCTCGAAGAAAAAGAGCGTCCCGGCCAGCTCATGCCCATCATGGAAGACGAGCACGGCACCTACATCATGAACAGCAAGGACTTGCGCGCCGTCGAACATGTCGAACGGCTGGTGAAAATCGGCGTCGATTCGCTGAAGATCGAGGGCCGTACCAAGAGCGGCTATTACGTTTCGCGCACCGCGCAGGTCTATCGCCGCGCCATCGACGACGCCGTGGCCGGCCGGCCGTTCAACCCGGCCTTGATCACCGAACTCGAAGGCTTGGCCAATCGCGGCTACACCAGCGGATTCCTGGAACGGCGCCCGGCGCAGGACTACCAGAATTACGAAACCGGCAGCTCTGAAATGCGCCGCAGCCAGTTTGCCGGCGAAGTCAAGTCCCAGCACGACGGCTGGGCGGAAGTTGAAACCAAGAACCGTTTCCAGGTCGGCGACTGGCTGGAAGTGATTCACCCGGACGGCAATCGCACCGTGCAGGTCACTTCCATGAAAAACCTGGACGGCGAAGAAATCAGCGTAGCCTCGGGCAGCCCGCTGCGCGTGCGGATTCCGCTGGAGGCCCCGGCCGACGGGGCGCTGCTGGCGCGGCTGTTTGCATGAACCCCGGGAACGCCGAGCCCCAGCTCGGCACTGTCCCCAAGGCAGCCGAGCTGGGGCTCGGCGTTCCCGGCCATGCTTTCTGGATGCGGGACTATTGGGACCGCTACATTCGCCATGAACGGCGCCTAGAGTCCGTCATCCACTACATTCACGAAAATCCGGTCAAGGCCGGGCTTTGCCAAACCGCCCAGGACTGGCCCTTCTCCAGCGCCAAACTTCAAGCATAAAAGTGCTTTTGCGCTTTACAGACGGGCGCAAGTAGCTATTAAATAAATAGCAACAAACATAAAAAAAAGCGGCCCGAAAGCCGCTTTTTTATTGAAAGGCGAAGCGCTTATGCAGCCACGCCGTCCTTGACCGTATCGGCCATGTCGGTGTAATCCTTGACCTGGTCAAAGTTCAGGTACTGGTACACCTTGTCGCTGGCGGCCGTCAGCACGGTCATGTCGGCCATGTACTCGGCCTTGGTCGGAATCCGGCCCAGCTTGGAGCAGATGGCGGCCAGTTCGGCGGAACCCAGATAGACAAACGAGTTCTTGCCCAGGCGGTTCGGGAAGTTGCGCGTCGAGGTCGAGAACACCGTTGCGCCCTCTTTCACCTGCGCCTGGTTGCCCATGCACAGGCTGCAGCCCGGCATTTCCATGCGCGCGCCGGCCGAACCCAGCACGCCGTAATGGCCTTCTTCGCTCAACTGCTTGGCATCCATCTTGGTCGGGGGTGCCATCCAAAGCTTGACCGGAATGTCGCGCTTGCCTTCAAGCAGCTTGGAAGCGGCGCGGAAATGGCCGATGTTGGTCATGCAGCTGCCGATGAACACTTCGTCGATGACGGCACCGGCTACGTCGCTCAGGGTTTTCACATCATCCGGATCGTTCGGGCAAGCCACGATGGGCTCGTGGATGTCGGCCAGGTCGATTTCAATGACGGCGGCGTATTCGGCATCGGCATCGCCCTTGAGCAATTGCGGGTCGGCCAGCCACTTTTCCATCGCGGCGATGCGGCGCTTGATGGTGCGCACGTCCGAGTAACCGGTGGCAATCATCCACTTCAGCATCGTGATGTTGCTGGTGATGTACTCGATGATCGGTTCCTTGTTCAGGTGCACCGTGCAGCCGCCTGCGGAACGCTCGGCCGAGGCATCGCTCAGCTCGAACGCCTGCTCGACCTTCAGGTCGGGCAAGCCTTCGATTTCGAGGATGCGGCCCGAGAAAATGTTGACCTTGCCCTGCTTGGCCACGGTCAGCAAGCCGGCCTTGATGGCGTACAGCGGAATCGCGTTGACCAGGTCACGCAGGGTGATGCCGGGTTGCAGTTCGCCCTTGAAGCGCACCAGCACCGACTCAGGCATGTCCAGCGGCATCACGCCGGTGGCGGCGCCAAAGGCCACCAGGCCGGAGCCGGCCGGAAAGCTGATGCCGATGGGGAAGCGCGTGTGGCTGTCGCCGCCGGTGCCGACGGTGTCGGGCAGCAGCATGCGGTTGAGCCAGCTGTGGATGATGCCGTCACCCGGGCGCAGCGGGATGCCGCCGCGGTCGCTCATGAAGTCGGGCAGTTCGTGGTGCATCTTCACATCGACCGGCTTGGGGTAGGCGGCGGTGTGGCAGAACGACTGCATGACCAGGTCGGCGGAAAAGCCCAGGCAGGCCAGGTCTTTCAGCTCGTCGCGGGTCATCGGGCCGGTGGTGTCCTGCGAGCCGACCGAGGTCATCTTGGGTTCGCAATAGGTGCCGGGACGAACGCCCTGGCCTTCAGGCAGGCCGACCGCGCGGCCGACCATTTTTTGCGCCAGCGTGAAGCCGCGGCCGCTGTCTTCGGGATTCTGCGGCAGGCGGAACAGGGTGGACACCGGCAGGCCCAGCGCAAAGCGCGCCTTGGCGGTCAGGCCTCGGCCGACGATCAGCGGAATGCGGCCACCGGCGCGCACTTCGTCGAACAGCACATCGCTTTTGAGCTTGAATTCGGCAATGACCTGGCCGTCTTTCAGCGCCTTGCCGTCGTAGGGGCGCAGTTCGATCACGTCGCCCATGGCCATCTGGCTCACGTCGAGTTCAATCGGCAGCGCGCCCGAGTCTTCCATAGTGTTGTAGAAAATCGGAGCGATCTTTGACCCAAGGCAAACGCCGCCAAAGCGCTTGTTCGGCACGAAGGGAATATCTTCGCCGGTGAACCACAGCACCGAGTTGGTGGCGGACTTGCGCGAGGAGCCGGTTCCGACCACGTCGCCGACATAAGCCACCAGGTTGCCCTTGGCCTTGAGCTCTTCGATGAACCTGACCGGGCCGCGCTTGCCGTCTTCTTCAGGCGTGACGCCGGGACGGGCATTCTTGTGCATGGCCAGCGCATGCAGCGGAATGTCGGGGCGGCTCCAGGCGTCGGGCGCGGGCGACAGGTCGTCGGTGTTGATCTCGCCGGCGACCTTGAACACGGTCAGCTGGATCGACTCCGGCACTTCGGGGCGGCTGGTGAACCATTCGGCATTGGCCCAGCTTTGCAGCACGGCCTTGGCGTATTTGTTGCCTTTTTCGGCCTTTTCCTGCACGTCGTGGAACTGGTCGAACATCAGCAGGGTGTTCTTCAGGCCGCTGGCCGCTTGCGTGGCCACGCTGTCTTCCGCGTCGTCGAGCAACTCGACCATCGGGCTGATGTTGTAGCCGCCCAGCATGGTGCCCAGCAACTGCGTGGCTTTTTCACGCGAAATCAGGGAGCATTTTTCGGTACCGTGGGCCACGGCAGCCAGGTAGCTGGCCTTGACTTTGGCAGCCATGTCAACGCCGGCAGGAACGCGGTGGGTGATCAGGTCCAGCAGGAAGGCTTCTTCGCCCTCGGGCGGATTCTTCAGCAGTTCAATGACCTCGCCGGTTTGCTGAGCTGACAAAGGCAGGGGTGGAATGCCCAGTACGGCACGCTCGGCAACATGGCTGCGGTAGGTTTGCAAAAATCCTGATGACATCGCGATTCCTCTGATTAAAGTTATGGGTAAGGGTGGGGCTGAAGGCGGGGACTGAAAAATCGATACGTCGCTATTTACTTGGCAACGCCTGGCGGCAGCGCTTCGAGGATGCTGACGGGCGGGTTCAACTTGAGGTTTTGGGCCACTTCCAGCTGCGCCGGACTGGTGCACTCATCGGCCAGTCGAATGCCCAGTTTCTGGTTCATCAGCATCGATTTATTGGCCAGTTGCAGCCATACCGCACCGGCCTTCTGGTCTTCCAGACGAATCGCACCGGTCGAGGTCGGAACGGGGAACATGCGGTAATTGAAGTTTTTGCCCTGCATGTTGAAGTAGCCGGGATTTTTTTCGTCAGCGGTGAGCGTGACCGAGGCACCGAGTTCGCACGGCAGCTTGCCGACCTGTACGCGCTCGGCAATTGCCAGCTCGGCAGGCGTCATGGCGGCTTCGGCGGCTTCAATGCCTGCCGCGACGTTTGCCGCGGCGCTCTTGAGGTTGGTACGGCTGGCGGTGGCCACCGGCTTGTCGGACTTCTTTTTGGCGACAGGCTTGTCGGCCTTGGCCAATGCGGTCTTGCCGGCAGCAGATTTGGCAACAGGTTTGTCTGCTTTTTTGGAAGCGGCAGGTTTGGCGACAGTCGTTTTGTCAGCCTTTTTATCGGTTTCAGCCTGCGCCATGGGAGCGGCAGCAAGCAGGACAGCGGCAGCCAGCGCGGCTGCAAGGGTGGCAATGGGTTGGGTTTTCATACGATTCCTCGTCGGTGTTTGGTGGGCGCTCAGTGTGAAGCGTCCTGGAAATAAGCTTGGGCGTCAATCGGAAGCAGGCTGCCCGTCTGGTGCGCTCTTTCAAGCACCTGCCAGAAGTAGCGATAACTCGCGCGGTCATGCAATTTACCGTCAAAACTGATGGGCGCCCAATCAGCACGAGCGCCAGCAGCTATTATTCTTGTAGCATCTTCAATTTCAGACTCGCTCGGGGCAAAAGCCTCCAGGATGCAGCGTATCTGATTCGGGTGAATGCTCCACATGCGGGTGTAACCGAGTTCACGCGACGCACGGCGCGCGGCAAGGATCATGGCAACGCTGTCATTGAATTCCGTCACCACGCAATGCGAAGGCACTTTGCCATAAGCGTGGCAGGCAGAGGCAATTTCAAGCTTGGCGCGCACCACCAGCGGATGGGTGAACTGGCCCTGGCTGCTCATGCCATCGGCGGGAATGGCGCCGCCATGACTTGAGACAAAGTCCATCAGGCCAAAACTGAGCGACTGGACGCGGGGATGCGCGGCGATTTCAAAGGCGTTGCGAACAGCAAGCGGGGATTCGATCAGCACATGCAGGGGCAAATTCCCGGCGGATGCGGCCAGCAGAGCCTGCTCGGCCCGGATCACGTCCTCGATGGAATCGACCTTGGGAATCATGATGTGGGACAGCTGGCGCGCAAGCTTTCCGGCGATGATGGCCATGTCGGACTCGAATGCCGGGTGATCGACCGCATGCACGCGAACGGCGACGCGGGCTTTGTCACTGGCCAATGCGGCTAGTTCGACCACCATGGCGGCATGGTCGGCTTCACCGCCGACCGGCGCGCCGTCTTCGCAGTCCAGCGTCACGTCAAACACGCAGGCGCCGAACTCTTCAATCATTTCAGCCTGCAATTGCAGACTTTTACGCATCCGCGCTTCCACGCCGCTGTAATGGTCGCACACCGGCAAAAAAGCCGTGGCGGCCTGGGCGCCCAAAAGAACTTCGCGCGGATGCTTCATGGAATAAATCCGGTTTTTCGATTTATCACGGGCGGCTCAAGGGCAAGATGCGGGCGGCTTGCCCGACATGCCCACGAGCCGCCTCAAGGCCTGGTTACAGCAGGTGAGCGACGCCGGCTTTTTCGCCTTCCAGCTCAGCCAGGGTGATGTTGATGCGCTCTTGCGAGAAAGCGTCGATTTCCAGGCCTTCGACGATCTTGTATTCGCCGTTTTCGCAGGTCACTGGGAAGCCGAACATCGTTTCAGCAGGAATGCCGTACTCGCCGCCCG comes from Polaromonas naphthalenivorans CJ2 and encodes:
- a CDS encoding HpcH/HpaI aldolase/citrate lyase family protein, which gives rise to MKHPREVLLGAQAATAFLPVCDHYSGVEARMRKSLQLQAEMIEEFGACVFDVTLDCEDGAPVGGEADHAAMVVELAALASDKARVAVRVHAVDHPAFESDMAIIAGKLARQLSHIMIPKVDSIEDVIRAEQALLAASAGNLPLHVLIESPLAVRNAFEIAAHPRVQSLSFGLMDFVSSHGGAIPADGMSSQGQFTHPLVVRAKLEIASACHAYGKVPSHCVVTEFNDSVAMILAARRASRELGYTRMWSIHPNQIRCILEAFAPSESEIEDATRIIAAGARADWAPISFDGKLHDRASYRYFWQVLERAHQTGSLLPIDAQAYFQDASH